One window of the Thermasporomyces composti genome contains the following:
- a CDS encoding SMP-30/gluconolactonase/LRE family protein, whose product MTEVEQATDPHAHHGEGPVWYSGWGGLRFVDMLAGDILAVDLATGGVERTHVGEVAAAFRPRSSGGMVVAIERGFAFVDEDGNVERLGDLWSDPGIRMNEGACDPDGRFYCGSMAYDATPGAGTVYRLDVDGKVSIVLEGVTISNGLAWSPDLSKAYYIDTPTQAIDVFDYDPTSGLVVSSRRTLVRIPPEHGGPDGMTVDADGYLWVAMWGGSAVRRYRPDGQLDGVIELPVTQVTACTFGGPDLTELYITTSREGVPDGEQPDAGSVFVARPGVRGLPVQPYAG is encoded by the coding sequence ATGACCGAGGTCGAGCAGGCCACCGATCCCCATGCCCACCACGGCGAGGGTCCGGTCTGGTACTCAGGCTGGGGCGGACTCCGCTTCGTCGACATGCTGGCCGGCGACATCCTCGCCGTCGACCTGGCCACCGGCGGCGTCGAGCGGACGCACGTGGGTGAGGTCGCCGCCGCGTTCCGACCCCGCAGCAGCGGCGGGATGGTGGTCGCCATCGAGCGCGGGTTCGCCTTCGTCGACGAGGACGGGAACGTGGAGCGCCTCGGCGACCTGTGGAGCGACCCGGGCATCCGCATGAACGAAGGGGCCTGCGACCCTGACGGCCGCTTCTACTGCGGGTCGATGGCCTACGACGCGACACCGGGCGCCGGCACGGTCTACCGGCTCGACGTCGACGGCAAGGTGTCCATCGTCTTGGAGGGGGTCACCATCTCCAACGGCCTGGCCTGGTCGCCCGACTTGAGCAAGGCCTACTACATCGACACCCCCACCCAGGCCATCGACGTCTTCGACTACGACCCCACGAGCGGCTTGGTGGTCTCGAGCCGCCGCACCCTCGTGCGGATCCCGCCCGAGCACGGCGGCCCCGACGGCATGACCGTCGACGCCGACGGCTACCTGTGGGTCGCCATGTGGGGCGGGTCGGCCGTGCGCCGCTACCGCCCCGACGGCCAGCTCGACGGCGTGATCGAGCTGCCCGTCACCCAGGTCACGGCCTGCACGTTCGGCGGGCCCGACCTCACCGAGCTGTACATCACCACCTCGCGGGAGGGCGTGCCCGACGG